TATTGATCGCCAGATGATCGCATACGGATCTTTATGCCGAATTTTTATTGATTGGAAATTGCCTTGCCGACAATTATAACGCACTCTGTGGTTGCGGGTTCCTCTGCATACGGTTTTGCTGATGGAAAGGAACCCCTGAAGTTTTGGATCTTAAGCATTGCTTGCTCTGTGCTGCCCGATGCTGATGTTATTGGCTACCGCTGGCTATACATTCCTTATGGTCACGTTTTCGGTCACAGAGGTTTTTTTCATTCTCCATTTTTTGCGGCCCTGCTGGGTATCTTTATTGTCTGCACATTTTACCGCAAGGAAGTGATTTTCTCACTTCAATGGTGGAAATACATTCTCTATTTTTTTCTTCTCACCGCCAGCCATGGACTGCTGGATGCCCTGACCAACGGGGGGCAGGGTATCGCCCTGCTATCCCCTTTGAGCAATATTCGCTTTTTCTTCCCCTGGACGCCCATCGAGGTTTCGCCTTTCAGCATCAGGGCATTTTTGAGCCCGCGCGGCTTGACGGTCATCATGAGTGAGGTGTTTTGGGTTTGGCTACCCTGCCTGTTGATCGTTATTTATTTGAAAATAAAACGAAATAATACAAGAGCGTAACTTTTCTTTCTCCCGAGTATATGCAGCTATAGAAATCAATTAATCCCGCCTGACCAATCGCTATTGACATATGTCACGGTGTGGTATATAGGCTGCCCTAAGTAGCTTATTCTCACCATCCGAAATCGCGAATCCCAGTTCTGATCTCTGTATCATACGACGCCACTAAAGTAGTCACTTCGCTAGACAACAAACAAAAGGGAGAATGGGCGACGGAAAGGAGAATAAAAATGGCGATTGGCGTTTTAATCAAACACGTGGCAAAGAATGGGCTCAATGCGAAGACACTCTTACCGCACATCATCGAATTAAGGTCACTGGCCGTCAGGCAACCGGGGTATATTTCAGGCGAAACATTTTTTCATCTGAATCGGGTCGAGGAATGCCTGGTTATCAGCCGATGGGTATCCTTAGAAAACTGGCAACAGTGGACAAAGGACCCGCGCCGCATCGAGTTTCATCAAAATATCAACGAGCATCTTGAAACCAGAACACAGCATGATATTTACGGCGTTGGCCTCTGGTAAGGCAG
The nucleotide sequence above comes from Desulfobacterales bacterium. Encoded proteins:
- a CDS encoding metal-dependent hydrolase is translated as MPTIITHSVVAGSSAYGFADGKEPLKFWILSIACSVLPDADVIGYRWLYIPYGHVFGHRGFFHSPFFAALLGIFIVCTFYRKEVIFSLQWWKYILYFFLLTASHGLLDALTNGGQGIALLSPLSNIRFFFPWTPIEVSPFSIRAFLSPRGLTVIMSEVFWVWLPCLLIVIYLKIKRNNTRA